The genome window CCGTTTATATGGATTGAAGATGAGATACTACCTATAGAAAGTATGGTGCTAGACTCACGAGGTATGCTAGACTGCTGGGTTCCTTGTAACGTATCCGTAGATCCTCTACGTGTTACCGAGGTGCTTACCATGCTTCGGAGTAAGGTATAATGAACAAACCCATTAAGAAATGCTACAACTGCGACGCACTTATGGTACTTAGGACGGGCCCTTACGGACAATTTTGGGGCTGCTCACGCTTTCCTAAGTGTGACTACACCTGGAAGCCTCGTAAAACGTTATACTGGGACACGCCACATTGGGGAAACGACTGGGATGAAACTCATGAGGACTACTTTGGTATGGACGGTGGGCATAGATTCTGATGTCCATTGGTAAACTAGCCCAGATTACTGCCCCTCATTTTGTAGCAGGTCTGATCTTTATTGACCGCAAGGTAGTAGAGGCAGCGCCGATCATAAGGTACATGGAAGGCTGGACTGCTGACCTGGTGAAACAATATGTAGACAAGAAGAAGTGGTCTATTACTAGCGTGCCTCCTAAACCTTGAGGTAAATCAAGTACTTGTCGTACCAGTACCACAACTGTTCCCAATCAAAACCAGGGCCGGGGTCAACTTTACCTCGGCCTTCTCCACGTACGGCATCTGAAGACACCAGAGAATGTGCCACGATCGTAGCCTTAGTGATGGTAGGATAGGCTATGGTCTTACTGGCATACCAATATCCGCCTGAGCGATACTGTTGCTGTGTGTAGCAGTCAGGTTGTTTGATGGCCTCAAGAAACGTAGCATATG of Candidatus Latescibacterota bacterium contains these proteins:
- a CDS encoding topoisomerase DNA-binding C4 zinc finger domain-containing protein; this encodes MNKPIKKCYNCDALMVLRTGPYGQFWGCSRFPKCDYTWKPRKTLYWDTPHWGNDWDETHEDYFGMDGGHRF